A window of Bos taurus isolate L1 Dominette 01449 registration number 42190680 breed Hereford chromosome 8, ARS-UCD2.0, whole genome shotgun sequence contains these coding sequences:
- the CDCA2 gene encoding cell division cycle-associated protein 2 isoform X2, producing the protein MSAFHLAFNSIKENEKMTDCPEFSEAEGVFKTRGSTKKESLGECQLSEFSAQSSSKRRRLSSPSSSDVNLTDAVDLQACGVNMAACPSTDMKCAVETCAGLSQKSSASGLNLQCGCLMNESPLLSELTEASSGIQDAASVEERGSNDAVSVDKCTEVSTDTAPEVRSLVTPLCQKDLPSSKTFVLRSVLKKPAVKLCVESLQEHLDNLYNDETCPSLTSSLANSCKEQTAALPNTKKRKRVTFGEDLSPEVFDESLPANTPLRKGQTPVRKKDLSSLSPPLLEQSPVPEWLPQPNFDDKEENLENIEPLQVSFAVLSSLNMSSIAETLSGTDTSASSSNHENIAPFRVGRATRTSDRRSKLISFSQESVCNLLNAEAQPCKEKKTNRRKSQESKHADKVLPRKNRVLKGCKKKKGKGKRKGVQKSLYGERDLASKKPLLSPIPELPEVSETPLVGSLVRRTYPDDFNSNGKFEEMMLPKRENLLSQDPEDWQVIQGFNKDNASESCSSDMKSSSSFSNATFEQDANINSIEMDENENIPKAITLESENERKTGTECENSHISCTLVTVTPVVSDNPKPDFPLQSQELSAAGQNVENLFQIVKISEDMNIKCEKQSGFSVIPEDKLQTEHLIPDSQKECDCSEDVLTDQRKVSKSQGEDLGRNSAASCSGVSDRERKYRGHSVGGSDGPGLHLERTNNLQPSYSMSSLVEISLENSELCKDLSDSIEQSLQRTKSETKVRRSLRLQKSLEREGGLVWVSPPPPPASCTSQRTKRRTVGTLDSRGFEPVSSRQDPCTLPSTSSEENGEGFTAAPDASLPGKRRRRSFCTSTLANPKSTTQSRGCKRRSFLGQKRENTLQETSRESDLSEN; encoded by the exons ATGTCTGCCTTCCATTTGGCTTTTAACTCCATAAAGGAAAACGAGAAAATGACTGACTGTCCTGAATTCTCAGAGGCGGAAGGAGTGTTCAAGACCAGAGGCTCGA CCAAAAAGGAAAGTCTTGGTGAATGTCAGCTGTCTGAGTTCTCTGCACAGTCATCGTCCAAACGTCGGAGACTATCCTCTCCAAGCAGCTCTGACGTAAATCTAACTGATGCGGTTGATCTCCAGGCCTGCGGTGTTAATATGGCTGCTTGTCCCAGTACAGACATGAAGTGTGCTGTTGAAACTTGTGCTGGTCTCTCCCAG AAATCTTCTGCATCTGGTTTAAATCTACAGTGTGGATGTTTAATGAATGAGTCTCCTCTACTTTCAGAACTTACAGAGGCTTCAAGTG GAATCCAGGATGCTGCCTCCGTAGAAGAGAGAGGATCCAATGATGCCGTTTCAGTTGATAAATGTACAGAAGTGAGCACAGACACAGCTCCCGAAGTCAGGTCCCTGGTTACCCCACTGTGCCAGAAGGACCTTCCGTCCTCCAAGACGTTTGTCCTACGTTCTGTACTGAAGAAACCCGCTGTGAAGCTGTGTGTAGAAAGCCTGCAG gaACACCTTGACAACCTCTATAATGATGAGACTTGTCCAAGCTTAACCTCCAGTCTTGCAAACAGTTGCAAAGAACAAACAGCAG ccttGCCAaatacaaagaagaggaagagagttaCTTTCGGAGAGGACCTAAGCCCTGAAGTGTTTGATGAATCTTTGCCAGCTAACACTCCACTGCGTAAAGGACAAACACCTGTCCGTAAAAAGGATTTAAGTAGCCTCAGTCCCCCGCTACTTGAACAGTCTCCAGTTCCTGAGTGGTTACCTCAACCAAATTTTGATGACAAGGAAGAGAATCTT GAAAACATAGAGCCTCTTCAGGTTTCGTTTGCCGTTTTGAGTTCTCTTAATATGTCTTCAATTGCTGAGACTCTTTCAG GCACTGATACCTCTGCCTCTTCAAGTAACCACGAGAATATAGCCCCCTTCAGAGTCGGTAGAGCAACGCGGACCTCTGACAGAAGAAGC AAGTTGATCAGTTTTTCACAAGAGAGTGTTTGCAACTTACTCAATGCAGAAGCTCAGCcttgtaaagaaaagaaaactaataggAGGAAGTCTCAAGAAAGCAAGCATGCAGACAAAGTCCTTCCACGAAAGAATCGG GTTTTAAAAGGttgcaaaaagaagaaaggaaagggaaagagaaaaggtgTCCAGAAGTCTCTATATGGAGAAAGAGACCTTGCCTCTAAGAAGCCGCTCCTGAGCCCTATCCCTGAGCTGCCGGAGGTCTCTGAGACGCCATTGGTTGGGAGCCTCGTTCGGAGGACGTACCCAG ATGATTTCAACTCAAATGGTAAatttgaagaaatgatgcttccAAAGAGAGAAAATCTTTTGTCTCAGGACCCAGAAGATTGGCAGGTGATTCAAGGCTTTAATAAAGACAATGCATCTGAATCCTGCAGCTCTGACATGAAAAGTTCCTCATCTTTTAGTAATGCTACTTTTGAGCAAGATGCAAATATAAACTCTATAGaaatggatgaaaatgaaaatatcccAAAAGCAATTACTTTGGAAAGTGAAAACGAACGAAAAACCGGGACTGAGTGTGAAAACAGCCATATTTCTTGTACTTTAGTGACTGTAACACCCGTTGTATCGGATAATCCAAAACCCGATTTTCCCCTGCAGTCCCAAGAACTTTCTGCTGCTGGTCAAAATGTGGAAAACCTCTTTCAAATAGTTAAAATCTCAGAAGATATGAACATCAAATGTGAAAAACAGAGTGGCTTCTCAGTCATTCCAGAAGACAAACTACAGACTGAGCATCTCATACCCGATTCACAAAAAGAATGTGATTGTTCAGAAGATGTCTTAACTGACCAGAGAAAAGTAAGTAAAAGTCAAGGTGAGGATTTGGGACGAAACTCCGCAGCCAGTTGCAGTGGTGTAagtgacagagaaagaaaatacagaggacACTCTGTGGGTGGTTCTGATGGGCCGGGTTTACATTTGGAAAGAACCAACAACCTCCAACCTTCCTACAGCATGAGCAGCTTGGTAGAAATTAGTTTAGAAAATTCCGAACTGTGTAAAGATTTATCTGATTCCATTGAGCAAAGCCTTCAGAGAACAAAGAGCGAAACCAAAGTAAGACGCAGCTTGAGGCTGCAGAAAAGTTTGGAAAGAGAAGGAGGGCTCGTGTGGGTTTCACCTCCACCGCCTCCTGCCTCCTGCACTTCACAGAGAACCAAGAGGAGAACAGTAGGTACTCTTGACAGCAGAGGCTTCGAGCCTGTGTCCTCCAGGCAGGATCCTTGCACGCTGCCCTCCACATCAAGTGAGGAGAACGGTGAGGGCTTTACCGCTGCTCCTGATGCCAGTTTacctgggaagaggaggaggagaagcttCTGTACCTCTACACTTGCCAATCCTAAAAGTACCACCCAGTCAAGAGGCTGCAAAAGAAGATCCTTTCTCGGCCAGAAGAGAGAGAACACGCTCCAAGAGACCTCGAGAGAATCAGACCTATCAGAGAACTAA
- the CDCA2 gene encoding cell division cycle-associated protein 2 isoform X1 → MSRFIIKHGFKILTGFSPYDILKGSPALYRNVYSLREQMSAFHLAFNSIKENEKMTDCPEFSEAEGVFKTRGSTKKESLGECQLSEFSAQSSSKRRRLSSPSSSDVNLTDAVDLQACGVNMAACPSTDMKCAVETCAGLSQKSSASGLNLQCGCLMNESPLLSELTEASSGIQDAASVEERGSNDAVSVDKCTEVSTDTAPEVRSLVTPLCQKDLPSSKTFVLRSVLKKPAVKLCVESLQEHLDNLYNDETCPSLTSSLANSCKEQTAALPNTKKRKRVTFGEDLSPEVFDESLPANTPLRKGQTPVRKKDLSSLSPPLLEQSPVPEWLPQPNFDDKEENLENIEPLQVSFAVLSSLNMSSIAETLSGTDTSASSSNHENIAPFRVGRATRTSDRRSKLISFSQESVCNLLNAEAQPCKEKKTNRRKSQESKHADKVLPRKNRVLKGCKKKKGKGKRKGVQKSLYGERDLASKKPLLSPIPELPEVSETPLVGSLVRRTYPDDFNSNGKFEEMMLPKRENLLSQDPEDWQVIQGFNKDNASESCSSDMKSSSSFSNATFEQDANINSIEMDENENIPKAITLESENERKTGTECENSHISCTLVTVTPVVSDNPKPDFPLQSQELSAAGQNVENLFQIVKISEDMNIKCEKQSGFSVIPEDKLQTEHLIPDSQKECDCSEDVLTDQRKVSKSQGEDLGRNSAASCSGVSDRERKYRGHSVGGSDGPGLHLERTNNLQPSYSMSSLVEISLENSELCKDLSDSIEQSLQRTKSETKVRRSLRLQKSLEREGGLVWVSPPPPPASCTSQRTKRRTVGTLDSRGFEPVSSRQDPCTLPSTSSEENGEGFTAAPDASLPGKRRRRSFCTSTLANPKSTTQSRGCKRRSFLGQKRENTLQETSRESDLSEN, encoded by the exons AGGGCAGCCCTGCTTTGTATcgaaatgtttattctttaagAGAGCAAATGTCTGCCTTCCATTTGGCTTTTAACTCCATAAAGGAAAACGAGAAAATGACTGACTGTCCTGAATTCTCAGAGGCGGAAGGAGTGTTCAAGACCAGAGGCTCGA CCAAAAAGGAAAGTCTTGGTGAATGTCAGCTGTCTGAGTTCTCTGCACAGTCATCGTCCAAACGTCGGAGACTATCCTCTCCAAGCAGCTCTGACGTAAATCTAACTGATGCGGTTGATCTCCAGGCCTGCGGTGTTAATATGGCTGCTTGTCCCAGTACAGACATGAAGTGTGCTGTTGAAACTTGTGCTGGTCTCTCCCAG AAATCTTCTGCATCTGGTTTAAATCTACAGTGTGGATGTTTAATGAATGAGTCTCCTCTACTTTCAGAACTTACAGAGGCTTCAAGTG GAATCCAGGATGCTGCCTCCGTAGAAGAGAGAGGATCCAATGATGCCGTTTCAGTTGATAAATGTACAGAAGTGAGCACAGACACAGCTCCCGAAGTCAGGTCCCTGGTTACCCCACTGTGCCAGAAGGACCTTCCGTCCTCCAAGACGTTTGTCCTACGTTCTGTACTGAAGAAACCCGCTGTGAAGCTGTGTGTAGAAAGCCTGCAG gaACACCTTGACAACCTCTATAATGATGAGACTTGTCCAAGCTTAACCTCCAGTCTTGCAAACAGTTGCAAAGAACAAACAGCAG ccttGCCAaatacaaagaagaggaagagagttaCTTTCGGAGAGGACCTAAGCCCTGAAGTGTTTGATGAATCTTTGCCAGCTAACACTCCACTGCGTAAAGGACAAACACCTGTCCGTAAAAAGGATTTAAGTAGCCTCAGTCCCCCGCTACTTGAACAGTCTCCAGTTCCTGAGTGGTTACCTCAACCAAATTTTGATGACAAGGAAGAGAATCTT GAAAACATAGAGCCTCTTCAGGTTTCGTTTGCCGTTTTGAGTTCTCTTAATATGTCTTCAATTGCTGAGACTCTTTCAG GCACTGATACCTCTGCCTCTTCAAGTAACCACGAGAATATAGCCCCCTTCAGAGTCGGTAGAGCAACGCGGACCTCTGACAGAAGAAGC AAGTTGATCAGTTTTTCACAAGAGAGTGTTTGCAACTTACTCAATGCAGAAGCTCAGCcttgtaaagaaaagaaaactaataggAGGAAGTCTCAAGAAAGCAAGCATGCAGACAAAGTCCTTCCACGAAAGAATCGG GTTTTAAAAGGttgcaaaaagaagaaaggaaagggaaagagaaaaggtgTCCAGAAGTCTCTATATGGAGAAAGAGACCTTGCCTCTAAGAAGCCGCTCCTGAGCCCTATCCCTGAGCTGCCGGAGGTCTCTGAGACGCCATTGGTTGGGAGCCTCGTTCGGAGGACGTACCCAG ATGATTTCAACTCAAATGGTAAatttgaagaaatgatgcttccAAAGAGAGAAAATCTTTTGTCTCAGGACCCAGAAGATTGGCAGGTGATTCAAGGCTTTAATAAAGACAATGCATCTGAATCCTGCAGCTCTGACATGAAAAGTTCCTCATCTTTTAGTAATGCTACTTTTGAGCAAGATGCAAATATAAACTCTATAGaaatggatgaaaatgaaaatatcccAAAAGCAATTACTTTGGAAAGTGAAAACGAACGAAAAACCGGGACTGAGTGTGAAAACAGCCATATTTCTTGTACTTTAGTGACTGTAACACCCGTTGTATCGGATAATCCAAAACCCGATTTTCCCCTGCAGTCCCAAGAACTTTCTGCTGCTGGTCAAAATGTGGAAAACCTCTTTCAAATAGTTAAAATCTCAGAAGATATGAACATCAAATGTGAAAAACAGAGTGGCTTCTCAGTCATTCCAGAAGACAAACTACAGACTGAGCATCTCATACCCGATTCACAAAAAGAATGTGATTGTTCAGAAGATGTCTTAACTGACCAGAGAAAAGTAAGTAAAAGTCAAGGTGAGGATTTGGGACGAAACTCCGCAGCCAGTTGCAGTGGTGTAagtgacagagaaagaaaatacagaggacACTCTGTGGGTGGTTCTGATGGGCCGGGTTTACATTTGGAAAGAACCAACAACCTCCAACCTTCCTACAGCATGAGCAGCTTGGTAGAAATTAGTTTAGAAAATTCCGAACTGTGTAAAGATTTATCTGATTCCATTGAGCAAAGCCTTCAGAGAACAAAGAGCGAAACCAAAGTAAGACGCAGCTTGAGGCTGCAGAAAAGTTTGGAAAGAGAAGGAGGGCTCGTGTGGGTTTCACCTCCACCGCCTCCTGCCTCCTGCACTTCACAGAGAACCAAGAGGAGAACAGTAGGTACTCTTGACAGCAGAGGCTTCGAGCCTGTGTCCTCCAGGCAGGATCCTTGCACGCTGCCCTCCACATCAAGTGAGGAGAACGGTGAGGGCTTTACCGCTGCTCCTGATGCCAGTTTacctgggaagaggaggaggagaagcttCTGTACCTCTACACTTGCCAATCCTAAAAGTACCACCCAGTCAAGAGGCTGCAAAAGAAGATCCTTTCTCGGCCAGAAGAGAGAGAACACGCTCCAAGAGACCTCGAGAGAATCAGACCTATCAGAGAACTAA